Proteins from a genomic interval of Alkalilimnicola sp. S0819:
- a CDS encoding CBS domain-containing protein has protein sequence MQVHDIMTPEFQACSPRATLRDAAQMMRDLDVGILPIASGDELVGVVTDRDICCRGVADGADPEAVMVQEIMSQPLLRCYEDEDVAEAARLMEDRQVRRLLVYNRQERPVGVLAQADIALNPETARFVTELVHDISEPGPGHHRPAMH, from the coding sequence ATGCAAGTACACGACATCATGACCCCCGAATTCCAGGCCTGTTCGCCCCGAGCCACTTTGCGCGACGCGGCGCAGATGATGCGCGATCTGGACGTGGGCATTCTGCCCATTGCCTCGGGCGATGAGCTGGTGGGGGTGGTGACGGACCGGGACATCTGTTGCCGCGGCGTGGCCGACGGCGCGGACCCGGAAGCGGTGATGGTCCAGGAGATCATGAGCCAGCCGCTGCTGCGCTGCTACGAGGACGAGGACGTGGCGGAGGCCGCCCGGCTGATGGAAGACCGGCAGGTGCGGCGCCTGCTCGTCTACAACCGTCAGGAGCGCCCCGTGGGCGTACTCGCCCAGGCGGACATCGCCCTGAACCCGGAAACCGCGCGTTTCGTCACCGAGCTGGTGCACGATATTTCCGAACCCGGCCCGGGGCATCATCGTCCGGCCATGCACTAG
- a CDS encoding adenosylcobalamin-dependent ribonucleoside-diphosphate reductase: protein MTTAAKVRTLHKAVAELPMQSASLDIWDKKYRLKAKDGRVIDETIDHTYQRVARALVEVEKEEVREHWYERFLWALRHGAIPAGRITSNAGALEHKPATSTINCTVSGTIGDSMDDILDKVHEAGLTLKAGCGIGYEFSTLRPRGAYVSGAGAYTSGPLSFMDIYDKMCFTVSSAGGRRGAQMATFDVGHPDVMDFIRAKRENARLRQFNLSLLITDEFMQAVTDDAEWPLAFPVLTKEEHEVDLTDPEAVIWRDWPSHNGYVTRDDGLVACRIYRKIKARRLWDLIMSSTYDFAEPGFILIDRVNEMNNNWFCEDIRATNPCGEQPLPPYGACLLGSVNLTKFVRDPFTEQARFDWDEYREVVKVFTRMLDNVVEINGLPLEEQRREILRKRRHGMGFLGLGSTVTMLRHKYGSAESVAFTEQVAREMAVAGWEAGAELAEEKGPAPIMNEKFTITTEMLAKRPEMKKDGYKVGQKVPGRVLLGKYSRYMQRINEVAPELVDRIAQKGARFTHHSSIAPTGTISLSLANNASNGIEPSFAHHYFRNVIREGRKSKEKVDVYSMELLAYKHFIDDTAEPDQGLPDYFITADDITPKEHVDIQAAAQKWVDSSISKTANVPTDYAFEDFKDIYRYAHQQGLKGCTTFRFNPEAFQGVLVKEKDLANTTYRFELADGSVVEAKGGDEIEYDGELHTAANLFDALKEGYYGKF from the coding sequence ATGACCACCGCAGCCAAGGTACGCACATTGCACAAGGCCGTCGCCGAACTACCCATGCAGAGCGCCTCGCTCGACATCTGGGACAAGAAATACCGGCTCAAGGCCAAGGACGGTCGCGTCATTGACGAGACCATCGACCACACCTACCAGCGGGTGGCCCGCGCCCTGGTGGAGGTGGAAAAGGAAGAGGTGCGCGAGCACTGGTATGAGCGCTTCCTCTGGGCCCTGCGCCATGGCGCCATTCCCGCCGGGCGGATCACCTCCAACGCCGGCGCGCTGGAGCACAAGCCCGCTACCTCCACCATCAACTGCACCGTCTCCGGCACTATCGGCGACTCCATGGACGACATCCTGGACAAGGTGCACGAGGCGGGCCTGACCCTGAAGGCCGGTTGCGGCATCGGCTACGAGTTCTCCACCCTGCGCCCGCGCGGGGCCTATGTGAGCGGCGCCGGCGCCTACACCTCCGGGCCGCTGTCGTTCATGGATATCTACGACAAGATGTGCTTCACGGTGAGCTCCGCCGGCGGTCGCCGTGGCGCCCAGATGGCCACCTTCGACGTGGGTCACCCGGATGTGATGGACTTCATCCGCGCCAAGCGCGAGAACGCGCGCCTGCGCCAGTTCAACCTCTCGCTGCTTATCACCGACGAGTTCATGCAGGCGGTGACGGACGATGCCGAATGGCCGCTGGCCTTCCCCGTGCTCACCAAGGAAGAGCACGAGGTGGATCTGACCGACCCGGAGGCGGTGATCTGGCGCGACTGGCCCAGTCACAACGGTTATGTGACCCGCGACGACGGCCTGGTGGCCTGCCGCATCTACCGCAAGATCAAGGCGCGACGTCTGTGGGACCTGATCATGTCCTCCACCTATGACTTCGCCGAGCCGGGCTTCATTCTCATTGACCGGGTCAATGAGATGAACAACAACTGGTTCTGCGAGGACATCCGCGCCACCAACCCCTGCGGCGAGCAGCCCCTGCCGCCCTACGGCGCCTGCCTGCTGGGCTCGGTGAACCTGACCAAGTTCGTCCGTGACCCCTTCACCGAGCAGGCCCGCTTCGACTGGGACGAGTACCGCGAGGTGGTCAAGGTCTTCACCCGCATGCTCGACAACGTGGTGGAGATCAACGGCCTGCCGCTGGAAGAGCAGCGTCGCGAGATCCTGCGCAAGCGCCGCCACGGCATGGGGTTCCTGGGGCTCGGCTCCACGGTCACCATGCTGCGGCACAAGTACGGCTCCGCCGAATCGGTGGCTTTCACCGAGCAGGTGGCCCGGGAGATGGCCGTGGCGGGCTGGGAGGCCGGCGCGGAGCTCGCCGAGGAGAAGGGCCCGGCGCCCATCATGAACGAGAAGTTCACCATCACCACCGAGATGCTGGCCAAGCGTCCGGAAATGAAGAAGGACGGCTACAAGGTCGGCCAGAAGGTGCCGGGGCGGGTGCTGCTGGGCAAGTACTCGCGCTATATGCAGCGTATCAATGAGGTGGCGCCGGAGTTGGTCGATCGCATTGCCCAGAAGGGCGCGCGCTTCACCCACCACAGCTCCATCGCCCCCACCGGCACCATCTCCCTGAGCCTGGCCAACAATGCCAGCAACGGTATCGAGCCGAGCTTCGCCCATCACTACTTCCGCAACGTGATCCGCGAAGGGCGCAAGAGCAAGGAGAAGGTGGACGTCTATTCCATGGAGCTGCTGGCCTACAAGCACTTCATCGATGACACCGCCGAGCCGGATCAGGGCCTGCCGGACTACTTCATCACCGCTGATGACATCACGCCGAAAGAGCATGTGGATATCCAGGCGGCGGCGCAGAAGTGGGTGGATTCCTCCATCTCCAAGACGGCCAACGTCCCCACGGACTACGCCTTCGAGGACTTCAAGGACATCTACCGCTACGCTCACCAGCAGGGCTTGAAGGGCTGCACCACCTTCCGCTTCAACCCGGAGGCCTTCCAGGGCGTGCTGGTCAAGGAGAAGGACCTGGCCAACACCACCTACCGCTTCGAACTGGCCGACGGCAGCGTGGTCGAAGCCAAGGGTGGGGACGAGATCGAATACGATGGCGAGCTGCACACCGCCGCCAACCTGTTCGATGCCCTCAAGGAAGGCTACTACGGCAAGTTCTGA
- a CDS encoding response regulator — protein MHHPIALQDLHILLVEPSLPQSRIILRHLRSMGLDKIDHVVTGAQALEHMGLHPPDLVVSAMYYEDMTGVELITAMRTREALADTPFMLISSETHPHNLEPVRQAGVLAILPKPFVVEDLRVALHTTLDYIEPDRLELDQVDVEDLRVLVVDDSSFSLRHIRHLLAQMGIEQISEAHNGIEAAEQIRDEIFDLVITDYNMPEMDGQELVNYVRHASDQPELPMLMVTSERSEARLAAVRQAGVSAICDKPFNTVNLRELITRLLSHGQADTG, from the coding sequence GTGCACCATCCCATTGCCCTGCAAGACCTGCACATCCTGCTGGTCGAACCATCCCTGCCCCAGTCGAGGATCATTCTGCGTCATCTTCGCAGCATGGGCCTGGACAAGATCGACCACGTGGTCACCGGCGCTCAAGCGCTGGAACACATGGGGCTGCACCCACCGGATCTGGTGGTGAGCGCCATGTACTACGAGGACATGACCGGTGTGGAACTGATCACCGCCATGCGCACCCGTGAGGCGTTGGCCGACACGCCTTTCATGCTGATCTCCAGCGAGACCCACCCCCACAATCTGGAGCCGGTGCGCCAGGCGGGGGTACTGGCGATCCTGCCCAAGCCCTTCGTTGTCGAGGACCTGCGGGTGGCCTTGCACACCACGCTGGACTACATCGAACCGGATCGCCTGGAACTCGACCAGGTGGACGTGGAGGACCTGCGGGTACTGGTGGTGGATGACAGCAGTTTTTCCCTGCGCCATATCCGCCATCTGCTGGCCCAGATGGGCATCGAGCAGATCAGCGAGGCCCACAACGGCATAGAGGCGGCGGAACAGATACGCGACGAGATCTTCGATCTGGTCATCACCGACTACAACATGCCGGAAATGGATGGTCAGGAACTGGTCAACTACGTGCGCCACGCGAGCGACCAACCCGAACTGCCGATGCTGATGGTGACCAGCGAGCGCAGCGAGGCACGGCTCGCCGCCGTGCGTCAGGCAGGGGTTTCGGCGATCTGCGATAAACCCTTCAATACCGTGAACCTGCGCGAGTTGATCACCCGCTTGCTGAGCCACGGCCAGGCGGACACAGGCTGA
- a CDS encoding NrdJb, which produces MAIKIDNKIVGYEVVKPESAEPKPQAAPEPDVEHMHERFKRPEVLVGATYKIKTPLSEHALYVTINDVVLNQGTDHELRRPFEVFINSKNMDHFQWIVALTRIVSAVFRKGGDCTFLVEELRSVFDPRGGYFKKGGKFMPSLVAEIGDCIEQHLKSIGMMESDELDEHQKAFIAAKRAEIDGGKPETPSANEDGNEQGYPAGAQLCGKCSTKAMVQMDGCMTCLNCGDSKCG; this is translated from the coding sequence ATGGCTATCAAGATCGACAACAAGATCGTCGGCTACGAAGTGGTCAAACCCGAGTCGGCGGAGCCGAAACCCCAGGCCGCGCCCGAGCCGGACGTGGAGCACATGCACGAGCGTTTCAAGCGCCCGGAAGTGCTGGTGGGTGCCACCTACAAGATCAAGACCCCGCTGTCCGAGCACGCCCTCTACGTCACCATCAACGATGTGGTGCTCAACCAGGGCACCGATCACGAGCTGCGCCGGCCCTTCGAGGTGTTCATCAACTCGAAGAACATGGACCATTTCCAGTGGATCGTCGCACTCACCCGCATCGTCTCGGCGGTGTTCCGCAAGGGCGGCGACTGCACCTTCCTGGTGGAGGAGCTGCGTTCGGTGTTCGACCCGCGGGGCGGTTACTTCAAGAAGGGCGGCAAGTTCATGCCCTCGCTGGTGGCCGAGATCGGCGACTGCATCGAGCAGCATCTGAAGTCCATCGGCATGATGGAATCCGACGAGCTGGACGAGCACCAGAAGGCCTTCATCGCCGCCAAGCGCGCCGAGATCGACGGCGGCAAGCCCGAGACGCCTTCCGCCAACGAGGACGGCAACGAGCAGGGCTATCCCGCCGGCGCCCAGCTCTGCGGCAAGTGCTCCACCAAGGCCATGGTGCAGATGGACGGCTGCATGACCTGCCTGAACTGCGGCGACTCCAAGTGCGGCTGA
- a CDS encoding entericidin A/B family lipoprotein, with protein sequence MKYLSLGQILAVLLLAGAGVGLAGCNTVEGVGEDVSAAGDKLDEAAEERGAR encoded by the coding sequence ATGAAGTACCTGTCTCTGGGTCAGATCCTGGCCGTTCTGCTGTTGGCCGGCGCGGGTGTCGGACTTGCCGGCTGCAATACCGTCGAAGGGGTGGGCGAGGATGTCAGCGCCGCCGGTGACAAGCTCGATGAAGCCGCCGAGGAGCGCGGCGCAAGGTAA
- a CDS encoding patatin-like phospholipase family protein, with the protein MERGHRPRTGLILSGGGARAAYQVGVLKAVADLLPPRAGNPFPVICGTSAGAINAVGLASHASRFRTGVRGLEAVWGSFHAGQVYRTDLHGMLRRALQWFSAIFFAGIGARRPISLLDNSPLVHLLQRLIHFERVERAIEAGDLHAVSVTASCYGSGQSVCFFQGKEGITPWRRARRIGRRATLGLEHLLASAAIPAIFPAVSVGGEYYGDGSVRQLAPISPALHLGADRVMVIGVSADTELSSPSGGLRRQPTPAEMAGHLLNSAFLDSLEGDLERLERINRTLDLLPDEARASRIGLRPVQVLTIAPSEPINEIAVRYARELPRRIRFFLRGSGATDSGGSVLISYILFEAAYCRALMRLGYDDAMRREHEVLRFLGHDPIALHGPAGLPRHDIC; encoded by the coding sequence ATGGAGCGAGGGCACAGGCCCAGAACGGGTCTGATCCTGTCCGGGGGTGGGGCGCGCGCCGCCTACCAGGTGGGTGTGCTCAAGGCCGTAGCCGACCTTTTGCCGCCACGGGCCGGAAACCCATTCCCGGTGATCTGCGGTACCTCGGCCGGCGCGATCAACGCGGTGGGGCTGGCCAGCCATGCCAGCCGTTTCCGCACCGGTGTGCGCGGCCTGGAAGCGGTCTGGGGAAGTTTTCACGCCGGTCAGGTGTACCGTACCGATCTGCATGGCATGCTGCGGCGCGCGCTGCAGTGGTTCAGCGCCATCTTCTTCGCCGGCATCGGCGCGCGCCGCCCGATTTCCCTGCTGGACAACAGCCCGCTGGTGCATCTTTTGCAGCGGCTGATTCACTTCGAGCGTGTAGAGCGCGCCATCGAAGCCGGAGATCTGCATGCGGTCAGCGTGACAGCATCCTGCTATGGCAGCGGCCAGTCGGTGTGCTTCTTCCAGGGCAAAGAGGGTATCACCCCCTGGCGCCGGGCACGCCGGATCGGCCGACGGGCGACACTGGGGCTGGAGCATCTCTTGGCGTCCGCCGCGATTCCGGCGATCTTCCCGGCGGTCTCGGTGGGCGGTGAGTACTACGGCGACGGTTCCGTGCGTCAGCTGGCACCCATTAGCCCGGCCCTGCACCTGGGAGCCGACCGGGTCATGGTGATCGGGGTAAGCGCCGATACCGAGCTCAGCTCGCCAAGTGGCGGCCTGCGACGCCAGCCCACTCCCGCCGAGATGGCGGGCCACCTGCTCAACAGCGCCTTCCTCGACAGTCTGGAGGGCGATCTGGAGCGCCTGGAGCGCATTAACCGCACCCTCGACCTGCTGCCCGATGAGGCGCGTGCTTCGCGGATCGGGCTGCGCCCCGTCCAGGTCCTCACCATCGCCCCCTCGGAGCCCATCAACGAGATTGCGGTGCGATACGCCCGGGAACTGCCCCGGCGCATCCGCTTCTTCCTGCGCGGCAGTGGCGCCACCGACTCGGGCGGCTCGGTGCTGATCAGCTACATCCTCTTCGAAGCCGCCTACTGTCGGGCGCTCATGCGACTGGGCTACGATGACGCCATGAGGCGGGAACACGAGGTCCTGCGTTTTCTCGGCCATGACCCCATCGCGTTGCACGGCCCGGCGGGGCTGCCCCGGCACGATATCTGCTAG
- a CDS encoding acyl-CoA dehydrogenase family protein → MDSRAPLEQLATHTVSNQAPDLPDYHAYLDDTPLWEGVAREGGADHEPRLRALGEAAGSAAVMALGEQANSNPPRLRAFDRQGRRLDLVEYHPAYHQLMRLGCEHGVHNHAWQAERGGHVAHVALLYMLYQAEGGVCCPLTMTHAVRPALRASTELAAFWEPLLDVEAYDPAYCPASDKQAVTFGMAMTEKQGGSDVRANTTRAEPVSDGYLLQGHKWFCSAPMSDAFLTLAQAPEGLSCFLVPRWRPDGTRNPFLIQRLKDKLGNQANASAEIEYAATWAMPLGPLGEGVKTIIGMVQQTRLDAAVAPVALMRQALVRALHHCRHRGAFGKALIDQPLMRNVLADMALEVEAGLRLVLRLARAFEPGADEQDRHLARVGTAIAKYWLNKRSPEFTCEAMECLGGGGYVEESLMPRLYREAPVNGIWEGSGNVLCLDVLRAFAREPESLQALLSIIEARRGEHAALDRTLARIKGLLTRPEELEMRARSLAEWLAQALQASLLLEDGPAEVAEAWCDARLSERGRVYGALRDSAQVEALLARA, encoded by the coding sequence ATGGATTCACGCGCTCCGCTGGAACAGCTCGCCACCCACACGGTAAGCAACCAGGCCCCGGACTTGCCCGACTACCACGCCTATCTGGATGACACTCCGCTGTGGGAGGGTGTCGCCCGGGAAGGCGGCGCGGATCATGAGCCGCGGCTGCGCGCCCTGGGGGAGGCGGCCGGCAGTGCCGCGGTAATGGCGCTGGGCGAACAGGCCAACAGCAACCCGCCGCGGCTGCGTGCCTTCGACCGCCAGGGGCGGCGTCTGGACCTGGTGGAGTATCACCCGGCCTATCATCAGCTGATGCGCCTGGGCTGCGAGCACGGCGTGCACAACCACGCCTGGCAGGCGGAGCGGGGCGGGCATGTGGCCCATGTGGCCCTGCTCTATATGCTCTACCAGGCCGAGGGCGGAGTCTGCTGCCCGCTGACCATGACCCACGCCGTGCGCCCGGCCCTGCGTGCCTCCACGGAGTTGGCTGCCTTCTGGGAGCCGCTGCTCGATGTCGAGGCCTACGATCCGGCCTATTGCCCCGCCAGCGACAAGCAGGCGGTGACCTTCGGCATGGCCATGACCGAGAAGCAGGGGGGCTCGGACGTGCGGGCCAATACCACCCGTGCCGAGCCGGTGTCCGATGGTTATCTGCTCCAGGGGCACAAGTGGTTTTGTTCCGCGCCCATGTCGGACGCCTTCCTCACCCTGGCACAGGCGCCGGAGGGCCTGAGCTGCTTCCTGGTGCCCCGCTGGCGACCGGACGGCACTCGAAACCCCTTCTTGATCCAGCGCCTGAAGGACAAGCTGGGTAATCAGGCCAACGCCTCCGCCGAGATCGAGTACGCGGCTACCTGGGCCATGCCCCTGGGGCCCTTGGGCGAGGGGGTGAAGACCATCATCGGCATGGTGCAGCAGACCCGGCTCGATGCGGCGGTGGCACCGGTGGCGTTGATGCGTCAGGCGCTGGTCCGGGCGCTGCATCATTGCCGCCATCGCGGTGCCTTCGGCAAGGCACTGATCGATCAGCCGCTGATGCGCAATGTGCTGGCGGACATGGCCCTGGAGGTGGAGGCCGGCTTGCGCCTGGTGTTGCGTCTGGCCCGCGCCTTCGAACCCGGCGCCGACGAGCAGGACAGGCACCTGGCCCGGGTGGGCACCGCCATCGCCAAGTACTGGCTCAACAAGCGCAGCCCCGAGTTCACCTGCGAGGCCATGGAATGCCTGGGCGGTGGGGGCTACGTGGAGGAGTCCTTGATGCCGCGGCTCTACCGCGAGGCACCGGTGAACGGTATCTGGGAGGGCTCGGGCAACGTGCTCTGCCTGGACGTGCTGCGCGCCTTCGCCCGGGAGCCTGAGAGTCTGCAGGCGCTGCTGTCGATCATCGAGGCCAGGCGTGGAGAGCACGCGGCGCTGGACCGCACGCTCGCGCGCATCAAGGGCCTGTTGACGCGGCCGGAAGAGCTGGAAATGCGGGCCCGCAGCCTGGCGGAGTGGCTGGCTCAGGCGTTGCAGGCAAGCCTGCTGCTGGAGGACGGGCCAGCGGAAGTGGCCGAGGCCTGGTGCGATGCGCGCCTGAGCGAGCGTGGCCGCGTCTATGGCGCGCTGCGCGACAGCGCCCAAGTGGAGGCTCTGCTGGCGCGCGCTTGA